AAGGAAGATATCAAATTGGATGCCGAAGGCTCACAAGAAGCTTGGGAGCAAGTTCTAGATTCTTTCAAAGAACAAGCCTTGAAGATGCAAAGCATTTCCCAAGAAGCATACGAGGTATACTCCAAGAAAGCAGTTATCATCCTAAAAGAAACTTCAGAACAGTTGAAAATACAGGCAGAAAAGGCAAAGCACGATTTGAGTGTGGTAGCAAAGGAAATTAGTGAAGAAGGTAAAGTATATCTCACCTCAGCTGCAGAGAATTCCCCTGAACCGGTGAAGGAGATTGTGGAGACATATACTTCCTCAACTGATGATCTGAACGAAATTTCAAGAGTCCATGACTTCCACGTTGGGATACCATATGGTATGTACAATGTATGGTGTAAGTTGTATGCAAAGGCTTTCAATGTGCAGGTTTTTCATTACAATGCATTTTGAGTGATTACTCAGTTGAATCAGCATAGGAATAGATGCAGCTTGTGTGAGAAGAATGGCACCAAAGATGCATATGCTAGTGCAAATTTTTATGAAGTCATATGGTTtcgttgaaatgaaaattaagcaGACAATGATATCAAATAATATCTAGTACTTTTCTTCCTTTCAATCTTTGTAATGGTGCTGCTAATACTTTTCAGGTCTGATCCTTTCTCTTGGtggctttctttccttcatgCTGACGGGAAGCATTGGTGCCATTAGGTTTGGTGTTATACTAGGTGGTACTCTTTTGTCTTTAAGCATTTTAAGCTTGAAATCGTATGGAAAAGGAGAACCATTTCCTCTGGCCTTGAAAGGACAAGCAGGTCAggatctttatttttatctgtataattacatttttttataagtaatttttatCTGTATAATTACATTAAGGGCATGCaaatttacctttgataagctTTTTCACTACATGCTCTTTCCCACAATAGTTTTTCTGTTTATCTTATCAGTTtcaattattagaatatagtcAAGGTGTCTTGGAACGCTTTGTTAACTTGGCTCTTAGGTGTTTGCTCCTGTAGACACCTTTCCATGTTATAAATACCACATTCCTTTCAGGTATTTTTTCAGAACATGAAAAGCATggctaaaaaattataaatattgtggGTTTACCACGAACCGACCCTTGTGGCTGGATTTACTGCTCTGGTGAGCTTGGGAATTTGAGCTGACAATTAGATGATAGATGTGCTGTAATCGAAGGTGCTGATGATAGATGCTTTTTTCGCCTAGGTAGCCTTCTCAGGGAAAATTTTCACTATGAACAACCTAAGGAAATGTCACATCATTGGGACAGACCACCTTATACCTCATTCTCTAAATACATCACTTTGAACCATCTAGTGTGGTGTATttagagaaaaaggaaatataaaCATATGGAGGATCATGAGAGGACGTTGGAGGAGCTTAAAactgtattttttaatactttgttCTTTTGGGTAGCTTCTATAGATTTGTAgtgaattgagtttttatgatttccttctcttttcctatttgtaattaggtgttccTCTTATACACCACCTGTGTGCTTAGGCTAtgtcttttgtgtttttaataGAATCTTCGATtacctaaaaaaataatatttgttaacGCTAAATGGatattagtttaatttttaaattaatgtgatCTTCAATCTGAAgatatttctcatttctgtatTGACCtcatatcttaatttatttcctaTTCATCTCTGGCCCCTCCCGTAGAGATTCTTGGTTGATGGTTCCGTTCCTGGCATGGGGATAGCCCCTACTACCCATCGCACCCTGAGCACAATTACGTCACTTGTGATACATATGGAATATAATTCAATTCGGTCCAgatgtttaattttttgttgtttgacTTCAGATGTTCAATTTATCCATTTTGTTTTGTAGTTTGAACTTGTAAAAGAAGCTGATATTTCATCTTGTTTGCTGTTTACTGTCTTGTTTTAATTTGCACTCTATGTTATACTTTTTCATAATTGATTTCTAAATGTGATGTTGGACCTGCAGCAATAGCAAGTATAATATCTTTACGGGAGATACTCATGCTGTCTCAGGTAACATATTCTTCATTTGTGATGCTTGTCAAATGAATGACCTTTTCAACTTCTAACGACTGCCGTTTCTGATTATCCCGTTTGCAGGCTCCATCATTTCTGAGTTATTTTACAACCTTCATCAGGTTCTTATTATTCTCATGACTTGTGTTTTCTATTTGATTCTCTCTCCTTTGGACTAAAAACCAGTCTTTGGTGGACAACATACATCCCAACTTCCGTTTGTTCTTaactattttgaataaaaaagaagtttcttattttcatcaaaaaataaattacggTGATTTGTGTTGTCTAAAGTTCAACTCAAACTTTATCAGAACCCGGAGTGACTTTATGATGCTGATAGACTCATTATTCTGCATTGTGATGCAGCTGAATGACAAAATGAGAATCCTTGTCTGGCTAATACATGCTTTCTCCTCTTGGGTGAAAGCTAGACTTTGGATTGCTTACCAGCAATTTCCAACTAATTTCCCATTTGGGAAGCTGAAGAAAGAATCTCAGGTTATAGCATGACTAGAGCTGTCATGCTTTCAGTAGAATAATGGCGCAAGATGCTGTGAGTCCTAGAAATAATCTGTGTGGCTGACCCCAAGTAGAAAACAAAAGGCTACATGCTTGAATTATCTAGTACATCTATCAAGAACAAAACGAAATCTTGTGCCAACTATTTGGTGCCCCATTTAGCCCTTTTGTCATTTTACTCGGTTTTGTTTAACTAATCAAGTCCTTTTTGGAGAAGtcctaatattattttgaagtgtcTGGGGTGAGATAAACAAGTAACAAGTCCCTTTGGAGAATTCCTAATCTTGCTTTGGAGTGTTGTCATCTGCCTCCAGAAGCCATTCTGTGGTAATTGATGATTATACTCTGGTCACTTCAAAGCCACTCTCTGGGAGCTTCATTGTCTTCTTCCtcatgcctctctctctctctctctctctctctctcacacacacacacagacacagaCACAGACACGGGAACATGCACCGGCAGATGCCTTACGTGAGATAGcttaaattaataatctatTCTCAGATGAACTGTGGATGGTTCTGCATGATCGTCacttatgatttatttatttaggtcTTATAAAAGCGTAGCTGATTGTGATATTTACTTCTTTTTGGCTGAGTAAAGATTGTTAGATGATTGCTTTTTCTGTGCAGCGGTGCGGTGGTAGCATTCTATGTCTATAGGATCCTTCTGAATCGTAAAAGGAAGAGAGGCTCAAACTTAGAAAACCAAACAGAAAATTAGTTGGATTGTGCAAGGTTAGTTGTATTTTTACATTGTGCAGTCTCTATGTTTCATTTGTCACACTAGTACTCGAAGAAGTTAAAGAGCTGGATAAAATACCAGGATTATATTCTGACGTCAAGCATTTTACTCAGAacatttgtttcttttgtttggtaAGTGAACATATGTTTCCTGTTTGGAGCAAAAGCAAATTTAACCTTTAAATATGGTCCAGGACGAAAGTTTCACTGGACTACGGTAGCTTTCTGAGGACAAAAATTCTAGATTTCAGTGGCATTATTGTCCAATGGCTTTGGAGAATGCTTCGAGCGACAAAAGAGAGCTCCCTCAAATATGTTTTGTGCTTgtgtatttttatgaattaattaGGAATAATGATATAGATGTTACTATGATGTGGCATACGCGCTCTCTTTGTTCTGGGAGATGCTTGAAGGCAGTGATGTTTTTTATCTCTATCTTTTCCATGGGTGATCTCATCTGTGTTCATTAGTTCATTATGGTCATGCCGAATTCTTTTCTAATGGTGGATCCTCTTAGATCGTttgatcaaattcttttttcttttctttttcatcaacTTATGAGCACGATGAAGTATATGTATTTCTATTAAATAAATCACAGTTCACATCTCTATCAAATATCACGTTAATCATGTTGAAAACTTCTAAATATTATACCAGTAAGCCTCTGCTATTTTCCTTCAAGTTTTGGATGAGATCTTGAATATCGACctagatatattttttcacaatattATACAATTGGAAACACAGAATGGCCCATTTGCCCAGTTCACAAGCTCACTTCCACTTTAACAAGATCATTGTTATGTTGCTTGGTTCCATCAATTAAGGAAGATAAGAGTAGAAGTATTCAAGACTTGAGAGTGTGAACCCCTTCCCTGGCCGTGGCAAGGTAGTATTTATACCTGGTTGGATTGGCCCTCGCAGTGAGGATGGTGTGTGTGTCGTTTCGTACGGGGTCGGGGTCGGGTGTCACTGCCACTTACCCGCCGCGCTGCAGACCAGTCGAACTTGATTATGGCTGTCTCTTACACCCCAAGAGGCACGTTGTGACGTACTGAATCCCAGGATGCATCAAATGCGACGTGACTCCTCTTCGttccattaatgtggcgtgatTTTAGTCAGGCACGTCCACCTCTCTTACCAGTCTAGGCGTCGGGATTTAGGGTTAGAGAATGTCTCTAACTGTTCTaccaatgaaaaattttatgcatcagttactatttactttcacatttcacaattttttttttttataaggtgtaggatagtgaatagtggctgatgagaataatttttctctacCAACAGCCTGCCTCAACTTGAATTTTGAGCAAAGGACCCAAAAAGATGGGAGGAAAAACACTCACCGAATCTAAttgccaaaaataaaaagacagaCCATTACTAACACAAATATACTTGGTTTCCTTGATTGGGAGAACAATTtataattactataatatatgagCATCCATTAGGTTACAGATTTACAGTGATAAGTAGTAAGAACACGAGGACAAACTTGCTACTCGaagagaaacagaaaaaccCTGTTGGGTTGGAAACATTACCATCCCCAATGTGGGGGGGAATGTAGGTATCCAACTTTAA
This genomic interval from Juglans regia cultivar Chandler chromosome 3, Walnut 2.0, whole genome shotgun sequence contains the following:
- the LOC108986268 gene encoding protein FATTY ACID EXPORT 3, chloroplastic, giving the protein MSVTLESLSALNPNPSYVSFPSKMSTLVPSLRFDPLLRPRFCRFSVMPKAVSPKLLGARFLSLEQRNSWKPPVLTYAASHEESNNIDIEVQKDKEDIKLDAEGSQEAWEQVLDSFKEQALKMQSISQEAYEVYSKKAVIILKETSEQLKIQAEKAKHDLSVVAKEISEEGKVYLTSAAENSPEPVKEIVETYTSSTDDLNEISRVHDFHVGIPYGLILSLGGFLSFMLTGSIGAIRFGVILGGTLLSLSILSLKSYGKGEPFPLALKGQAAIASIISLREILMLSQAPSFLSYFTTFISGAVVAFYVYRILLNRKRKRGSNLENQTEN